GATCGCCGGCTGCGCTACCGGGTAGTGCTGACCCAGGTGCTGGGCAATGACAGGCTGGCCAGCGGCCGGGTACAATTGGAGCTGGAGGGTCTTCAGGAGAGCGAGTCCAAGTCTTTGACTCTCAAGGATGTAACCGAGAATTCCGTCAACGAATTGAATTACCGTTTCAAGTATTTTCAAAAGCTCGAAGGGGACATCCGGTTGCCGGATAACTTCAGCCTGTTGCGGGCCACACTGCGGATTCTGCCCCGGGGCAGTGCGCGTAACAGTATCGAAAAAACCATCGACTGGTCGATTGAGGAGAATAGATAGCATGTGGGGGAGCAAGAAGAAGCCTAGCCGGACGGCACAGATCGATTCGTTAATCGGCCAGAATACCGAAATCCGGGGCGATGTCATTTTCAGCGGCGGTTTGCACGTGGATGGCAGCGTCAAAGGCAGCGTGATCGCCGAAGAAGGCGAGGAATCCCTCTTGACTTTGAGCGAGCGGGGCACCATAGAGGGAGAAGTGAAAGTGCCCAATGTGGTGGTCAACGGGACGGTCATCGGCGATGTTCACGCGCCCGGCCATGTCGAGCTGGCCGCCCAGGCCCGGGTACACGGCAACGTCTATTACAGCCTGATCGAGATGGCAATGGGGGCGGAAGTCAATGGCAATCTGTTGCACAAGAGTAGTAACCACTCACGTACGGCACCCGACAGCGGCACAGAGGATTCTTGATTAAAACAATCAGGAATAGCATAATAGGCCCCGTAGATATCAATCCTGGTGGAGAGACATTATGAGCAGCACAGCAACCGAGACAGCAACCGAAACTCCCAGCCCGCTAATCTTTACCGACTCCGCGGCCGACAAGGTCCGGCAGCTGATCGAGGACGAGGGCAATAACGATCTGATGCTGCGGGTGTTCGTCACCGGTGGCGGCTGTTCCGGCTTCCAGTACGGTTTCACCTTCGAGGAAGACGAGCAGGACGGGGATACCCGGGTCGAAAAAGGCGGTGTTACCCTGCTGGTGGATCCGATGAGCTTCCAGTATCTGATGGGGGCGGAGATCGACTACAAGGAAGACCTCTCCGGTGCCCAGTTCGTGATTCGCAATCCGAACGCCACCACCACCTGCGGCTGCGGTTCGTCCTTCGGCGTTTAATCCCGGCGTCGTCCGCACCCCAAAATGGCATGACTTGAAGTCATGCCATTTTTGTTTGCGGCGGACAAAACCGGCCCGCCCGTCATCGACTCGCCAACTTTTCTGTCGCCCTGGCCGATGCCCCGGGATTTTTTTGTTATTCTTGGGGATAACGCACCGTTTTTAAATTCAGGGGAGTCTTCCATGAGTGAATACCTTCCGGGGCTGGCCGGCGTTCCTGCCACCAAATCCAATATTTCGGATATCGACGGCGAGAAAGGCATTCTCTCCTATCGCGGTTATCCCATCGAGGAACTGGCCGAACACAGTACCTTCGAGGAGACCACCCTGTTGTTGCTCGACGGGCGCCTGCCGACCCGCTCGGAGCTGCAGACCTTCAGCGACCAGCTCAAGGACAACCGCCGGATCAAGTTCCATACCCGCGGCATGATGAAAAATTTTCCCAACACCGGTCATCCGATGGAGATGTTGCAAACCGTGGTGGCCAGTCTGGGGATGTTCTATCCGGGGAATGACTGTTTAACCGGCGGCGATGCCTGCGAGGACGTCAATTACATCCACAACATGTCGATCAAGATCATCGCCCGCATGGCGCCGATCGTCGCCATGTGGCAGCACATTCGCGAGGGTTACGATCCGGTCGAATCGCGCGACGATCTGAGTCACGCGGAAAACTTTCTGTGGATGCTGACCGGCAAGGAGCCGGAACCCCTGCTGGCGCGGATCATGGACGTTTGCCTGATACTGCACGCCGAACACACGATCAATGCTTCCACCTTCGCGGTGCTGGTGAACGCCTCGACACTCTCCAGTCCCTACAGCGTGGTCGCTTCGGCGATCGGGGCCTTGTCCGGCCCGCTGCACGGCGGTGCCAATCAGCGGGTGCTGGAAATGCTGGAAGATATTGGCTCCCCCGAGAACGCCGAGGAATACGTGGACAAGCGGCTGGCCAACAAGGAAGTGATCTGGGGCATGGGCCATCGCGAATACAAGACCAAGGATCCGCGTGCCATCATCCTGCAAAAGCTGATCGACCAGTATATGGAGACCAAGGCAGGCAATGTCAGCCCGCTGTTCGATATCGCCAAGGCGGTGGAGCAGATCTGCGAGGATCGCCTGGCCCACAAGGGCGTCTATGCCAACGTCGATTTCTACAGCGGGATCCTCTATTCGGAGATGGGCATCCCCGCCGATCAGTTCACCGCCATCTTCGCCATGGCCCGCTCCGCCGGCTGGCTGGCGCACTGGCGCGAACAACTGGCTGACAACCGGATCTTCCGTCCCACCCAGGTCTATACCGGCGAGCCGGTCCGCAAATATGTCCCGATCGAAAAGCGCTGACGCAACGCGTCAGCGCTTTTCTCAGTGCCGAGGTACGAGGGACGAGTAACGAGGAAACCCGGAACTTTTTCATTCCTGTTCCCGATGGCAGGTGTTTTAGCTGTTAAGTTATCCCCGAGATGAGGCCATGAAGGATTTTATTTTCAAGCCTTCGTGTCTTGGTGTCTTCGTGGTGAAGCTTTTCCTCGTCCCTCGTTACTCGTCCCTCGGCCCTTTCCCCGGATAGATACCCCCCAATACCACCGGATGTGATGCGCCCGTGACCGAAGGCAGGTTGCCGGGCGCACCGACCAGGGTTTGTTTCGCCAGCCAGGCGAAGGCGGCGGCTTCGACCCAGTCGGGATCGAGGCCGGCTTCGGCGGTACTGGTGACCCGGGCCGGGGTGAGCAATTCTTCCAGGCGTTGATACAGCTGGCGGTTGTGGACGCCGCCGCCGCAGATCAGGACCTCGTCCACGGATTCCATCGTCGCCTGTAACGCCTCGGCAATGGTGCGCGCGGTCAGTTCGCACAGTGTCGCCTGCGTATCGCGGGGCGCCAGATCAGAAAAAGCGGCCAGGCGCGGTTGTAGCCAGTCCAGGTTGAAGTATTCGCGACCGGTGCTTTTGGGGGGCGGACGCTCGAAATAGGTGTCGTGCAGCAGTCGCTCCAGCAGGCCGGGATGCACATGGCCGCTGGCCGCCCATTCGCCATCCCGATCGTAACGCTGGTCGAGGTGTTGTCCGATCCAGGCATCCATCAGCCCGTTACCGGGTCCGGTATCGAAACCGATGACCGGCCGGGTGGGCTCTGCCGGCAACAGGGTCAGGTTGGCGATACCGCCGATATTCAAAATGGCCCGGTTCATATTCGTCTGGCGAAACACGGCGGCGTGAAAGGCCGGAACCAGCGGGGCACCCTGACCGCCGGCGGCCATATCACGGCGACGCAGATCGGCGACCGTGGTGATGCCGGTCTGCTCGGCAATGATGTTGGGATCACCGATTTGCCAGGTGGTGGGGGCAGGGCCACCCGGGTAGTGGCGCAGAGTCTGGCCGTGGCTGCCGATCGCAGCTACCTGATCGGGCCGCAGGGCGGCCTGGTCGAGCAGCCTCAAGGCGGCGGCGGCAAATACTCGGCCCAGTTCCACATCCAGATGCATGGCGATGGCCAGTTCATTCTGGCCGGGGGTCTGCAATTGATAGAGCTGCTGGCGAATGGGATCCGACAGCGGGTGACTGTGGTGGGCAAGGAGCCGGGGCTGTTCGTCAAAGGCCAGCAAGGCGGCGTCGATACCGTCCATGCTGGTTCCCGAGATCAGACCAAGGTAATAGGTTGTCATGCGTGCATGCTATGCAAAACGGCGGTGGCCGGCAAATCCTGAATCGGCGCCACCAGAAAAGGCCGGCGATCGTCGGGAGGGGGCTGTCAGGTGGCGTGCTGGCGCTTCTTTGTGGTGGCTGAGATCTCGAATTCCGTATCCAGTTGCACAATCTCAAAGGCGCGCAAGATGGTGTCACTGACGTTGATCAGACGGATCTGACGCTGGTTGTCCCGGGCGTGTTTTTTCAGCAGCAACATCATGCCCAGTGCCGAGCTGTCAATATAACGGGTGTTCTGGAGATCGACCGTGATGAGCTCGGTGGCCGGGTCACAGTCGGTATAGGCCTGGCGAAATTCGCGATAGAGTCGATAGACCAGCTTGTCGCCAATGCGGATGAGGCATTCCTTGCCGTTATTGACGTGCTCGCTGGATACCGACATGACGCCTCCGGGCGGTTCAGTTACCACACAATTTGCCATTCAATTGTGCGGTAATAACCATTCGAACGTCAAGGTTAAACATGAATTCAGTCTAAACCGGGGTCGACAAGGCACTATTGATTCAGCGCCAGCATGGCCGGTCGGGCGGCGTCCAGCTGGGCCAGGCGTCGCTGGGCCACCTGTTTGAATTCCATCTTATAGGCGGGTTTGATCGGTTCGGCTTCGGGCAGCTTGACGGTGAGCGGATCCCGGTGCGTCCCGTTAACCCGAAATTCATAGTGCAGATGTGCGCCGGTGACACGCCCGGAGCGGCCGACAAAGCCGATGATCTGGCCCTGTTTGACCCGGCTGCCCACCCGCAGTCCGCCCTTGAACCCGGACATATGGGCATACAGCGTGCTGTAGCGGCCGCCATGTTGCAGGATGATGACCCGGCCGTAACCGCCTTTCCAGCCGCGATACACGATTTTCCCGTCGCCGGCAGCCTGGATCGGCGTGCCGGTGCGCGCGGCATAATCGACGCCCTTGTGCATGCGCATCCGGTTGAGTACCGGATGATGGCGTTTGCCAAAGCGCGAGCTGATGCGGCGAAAATCGACCGGTGTGCGCAGGAAGGCCTTGCGCATGGAATAGCCCTCGGGCGAATAGTAATCGCTGCGACCTTCTTTATCGGTGTAGCGAATGGCGTGTACCTGGCGACCCTGGTTGACGAATTCGGCGGCAATGATCGGGCCGTCCTGGACTTTTTCGCCGTCGAGATACTGTTCTTCATAAATCAGGGTGAAGTGATCGCCGCGGCGGATATCGAGGACAAAATCGATATCCCAGCCGAAGATGGCGGTCATTTGCATGATCAGCCCATCATCCAGGCCGGCGGCCTTGCCCGCTTCATAGAGGGAGGTTTTGATGACGCCGCTGCTCTGGGTCAGGCGTCGATCGAGTTCATGTTCGATTATCCGCGCGGCAAACTGGTCATCGGCCTGCCGGGAAACCTGCAGTGATTTGAGCCGCGAGATATCAAAGACCATCTGCTGGACCCGCTGCTGTTCATCCAGCTTGAAGCGGACGATGTCGCCGGGATGCAGGGCATTGAGATTGCGGGTAGTGCGTCCCAGTTGCATGATCTGGTGCAGCTCCCGGGCCGGAATGCTGTGTCGTTTGAAAATGGCGGCCAGGCTGTCCCCGCGACGAACAGTAATGGTCAGCCAGCTCTCATCGGGGAGAGCGATGGCCGGTTGTTTCTGAACTTGTTGTTTCCTGGATTGAACTGGGGATTGATTGGATGCCAGCGGATTATGATCAAAACTGGTCGGGGTGGCCGACGCGCTCTCCTCGGCGCCGGGCAGAGCGAGTTCCAGTGGGATGGTGATCTGCGCGGCGGGCAGGGCCCGGGTCAGCGTATTATCCGGCGCATCATTGCGCGAGGCGGCCACGTCCGTGGAGAGAAAAGCCAGCAGGGTGCCGACGGTGGTCAGTACAACCAGCACGACGATCGTGTGCAAATGCGACCAGCGGGGCGTCCGGCGGCGCAGGGGCTGCCCGAGGGACTTGTAATCTTTTGTTAAGAATGTGTTGTAATCCACGGAATTATCTTAAGTTTTTGTAGTTGTTTCTAACATAGCCTGATTCCCGGCCAGCGTCAATTAACCAGTCCACAGAATTTGAGTCACCGGCGCCGATGCCGCTCGGCAGAGATGAGGGCCATGGGGCAATATGGTAATCTACGCAGCCTTTTTCGCACAGGATAAAAGTGACCGATGAGCTCGATCGACAAGATGCTGGAACAGATCAAACGTGGGGCCGATGAGATTTTGATCGAGTCGGAACTGATCGAGCGCCTCAAGAGCGGCCGTTCCCTGCGGATCAAGGCCGGTTTTGATCCCACCGCGCCGGATCTGCATCTGGGCCATACCGTGCTGATCAACAAACTGCGCCAGTTCCAGGATCTGGGACATGAGGTTCTGTTTCTGATCGGCGACTTCACCGGCATGATCGGCGATCCCACCGGCAAGAGCGCCACCCGGCCGCCGCTGAGCCGGGATGAGGTGATCGAAAACGCCCGTACCTATGAGCAGCAGATTTTCAAGATCCTCGATCCCGAAAAAACTCTGGTGATGTTCAACTCCAGCTGGATGGGGGAGATGAGCGTCGTGGACCTGATCCAGCTGGCCGCCAAACATACCGTCGCCCGGATGCTGGAGCGGGATGATTTTCACAAACGCTATAAAGACGGTCAGGCGATTGCCATTCACGAGTTTCTCTATCCGTTGATCCAGGGCTATGACTCGGTGGCGATGAAGGCGGATGTCGAGCTGGGCGGCACCGATCAGAAGTTCAACCTGCTGGTCGGGCGACAGTTACAGGAGGCCTACGGCCAGCCGCCGCAGGTCGTGCTGACCATGCCGATTCTCGAGGGGCTGGATGGCGTACAGAAAATGTCCAAGTCCCTGAACAACTATATAGGTATCAACGAACCGCCGGACGAGATGTTCGGCAAGATCATGTCGATCTCCGATGATCTGATGTGGCGTTATTTCGAATTACTCAGCTTCCGCCCGCTGGAGGAGATCGCGCAGTTCCGCCGGGAAATCGCCGAGGGCAAGAATCCCCGGGATATCAAGTTCCTGCTCGGCGAGGAGATCGTGGCCCGCTTTCATAATGCCGAAGCAGCCAGAAAAGCGCAGGAAAATTTCATCGCCCGTTTCCAGCAGGGCACCATGCCCGACGAGATACCGGAGAAAAGTTTGCAGTCGGCAGATGGCAGTATGCAGATAGCCTCCGTGCTCAAAGAAGCGGGACTGACCAAAAGTACTTCCGACGCACGACGCATGGTGGAACAGGGCGCGGTTAAGATCGATGGTGAACGTGTCAGTGATCCGGCTTTGGCGCTATCCAGCGGCACAAGTCAGGTGATTCAGGTCGGCAAACGCAGGTTCGCCCGGGTCACCATTACCTGAGGGGTGGCCGGCGTTTTTTCCTCGTACCTCGTCACTCGCACCTCGTCCCTATAATATAGGGACATCCCGCCTTTTCAGATCATCATCCGTTGACCATACTGAGAGTCAGAGACTTCAGCTGTTTGTAAACCTGTCCGATAGTGGATGAAGACAGGGTGCAATCCTGCGTGGTGGCGGCCTGTCTGGCTGGGCGAAAATTGACGTGCTGCGACGACAGTTTTGTATCTTTTTTACTTGCACCGGTGACTTGCCATCGCGCGAGTCGACCCGAGGAATGCGATGCGCCCGATATTTATCGCTTTGTGCTACTGGTGGCTGCTTTTCCCCCTGACCTTGTGGGGAACCGTCGTCCAGGCGCAGACCGTCCGGGTTGGCGTATTCGATAATCGACCTGTCGTGTTTCAGGATGAGAGCGGGCAAATTATCGGGCTTGCCATCGACGTTCTCCAGGACATTGCGCGTCAGCAGAACTGGCAGCTGAACTATCACTATGCTCCCTGGAATGAATTGCTCGATCAGCTGGAAGCCGGGCAGATCGACATTCTGGTCGGTATTGCCTACAGCGCCGAACGTGCAGAACGATTTCATTTTACCTCGCAGACCCTGATGAACAACTGGGGCGTGGTGTATCAGGCCAGCGGCAATAATCTCAGTTCCCTGTCCGATCTGGTCGGACAACGGATTGCGCTGATGGAACAGAGCATACATAGCCGGCGTTTCGATGAACTGATGAACGGCTTCGGTTTCGACTATATCCCGATACCGGTGCCGCATTACGGCGATGTAATGAACGAGCTGGAACAGGGCCGGGCGGATGCGGGGATAATAAACCGGGTCTACAGCCTGCTTGATGAAAGCAGCTACCGCGTGAAACCGACCAGTATTCTGTTCAACCCGGTTCAGATCCGGTTTGCCGCCCCGGGACACGGTGACTCGCCGTATCTGCCGCTTATCGACGCCTATCTGGTCGAAGCGAAGAAACAAAGCAACTCCCGCTATTACGAAAGCCTGCAAAAAT
Above is a window of Thiohalophilus sp. DNA encoding:
- a CDS encoding citrate synthase, producing the protein MSEYLPGLAGVPATKSNISDIDGEKGILSYRGYPIEELAEHSTFEETTLLLLDGRLPTRSELQTFSDQLKDNRRIKFHTRGMMKNFPNTGHPMEMLQTVVASLGMFYPGNDCLTGGDACEDVNYIHNMSIKIIARMAPIVAMWQHIREGYDPVESRDDLSHAENFLWMLTGKEPEPLLARIMDVCLILHAEHTINASTFAVLVNASTLSSPYSVVASAIGALSGPLHGGANQRVLEMLEDIGSPENAEEYVDKRLANKEVIWGMGHREYKTKDPRAIILQKLIDQYMETKAGNVSPLFDIAKAVEQICEDRLAHKGVYANVDFYSGILYSEMGIPADQFTAIFAMARSAGWLAHWREQLADNRIFRPTQVYTGEPVRKYVPIEKR
- the erpA gene encoding iron-sulfur cluster insertion protein ErpA, with amino-acid sequence MSSTATETATETPSPLIFTDSAADKVRQLIEDEGNNDLMLRVFVTGGGCSGFQYGFTFEEDEQDGDTRVEKGGVTLLVDPMSFQYLMGAEIDYKEDLSGAQFVIRNPNATTTCGCGSSFGV
- a CDS encoding STAS domain-containing protein, with the protein product MSVSSEHVNNGKECLIRIGDKLVYRLYREFRQAYTDCDPATELITVDLQNTRYIDSSALGMMLLLKKHARDNQRQIRLINVSDTILRAFEIVQLDTEFEISATTKKRQHAT
- a CDS encoding polymer-forming cytoskeletal protein → MWGSKKKPSRTAQIDSLIGQNTEIRGDVIFSGGLHVDGSVKGSVIAEEGEESLLTLSERGTIEGEVKVPNVVVNGTVIGDVHAPGHVELAAQARVHGNVYYSLIEMAMGAEVNGNLLHKSSNHSRTAPDSGTEDS
- a CDS encoding anhydro-N-acetylmuramic acid kinase, which gives rise to MTTYYLGLISGTSMDGIDAALLAFDEQPRLLAHHSHPLSDPIRQQLYQLQTPGQNELAIAMHLDVELGRVFAAAALRLLDQAALRPDQVAAIGSHGQTLRHYPGGPAPTTWQIGDPNIIAEQTGITTVADLRRRDMAAGGQGAPLVPAFHAAVFRQTNMNRAILNIGGIANLTLLPAEPTRPVIGFDTGPGNGLMDAWIGQHLDQRYDRDGEWAASGHVHPGLLERLLHDTYFERPPPKSTGREYFNLDWLQPRLAAFSDLAPRDTQATLCELTARTIAEALQATMESVDEVLICGGGVHNRQLYQRLEELLTPARVTSTAEAGLDPDWVEAAAFAWLAKQTLVGAPGNLPSVTGASHPVVLGGIYPGKGPRDE
- a CDS encoding OapA family protein, which gives rise to MDYNTFLTKDYKSLGQPLRRRTPRWSHLHTIVVLVVLTTVGTLLAFLSTDVAASRNDAPDNTLTRALPAAQITIPLELALPGAEESASATPTSFDHNPLASNQSPVQSRKQQVQKQPAIALPDESWLTITVRRGDSLAAIFKRHSIPARELHQIMQLGRTTRNLNALHPGDIVRFKLDEQQRVQQMVFDISRLKSLQVSRQADDQFAARIIEHELDRRLTQSSGVIKTSLYEAGKAAGLDDGLIMQMTAIFGWDIDFVLDIRRGDHFTLIYEEQYLDGEKVQDGPIIAAEFVNQGRQVHAIRYTDKEGRSDYYSPEGYSMRKAFLRTPVDFRRISSRFGKRHHPVLNRMRMHKGVDYAARTGTPIQAAGDGKIVYRGWKGGYGRVIILQHGGRYSTLYAHMSGFKGGLRVGSRVKQGQIIGFVGRSGRVTGAHLHYEFRVNGTHRDPLTVKLPEAEPIKPAYKMEFKQVAQRRLAQLDAARPAMLALNQ
- the tyrS gene encoding tyrosine--tRNA ligase, whose protein sequence is MSSIDKMLEQIKRGADEILIESELIERLKSGRSLRIKAGFDPTAPDLHLGHTVLINKLRQFQDLGHEVLFLIGDFTGMIGDPTGKSATRPPLSRDEVIENARTYEQQIFKILDPEKTLVMFNSSWMGEMSVVDLIQLAAKHTVARMLERDDFHKRYKDGQAIAIHEFLYPLIQGYDSVAMKADVELGGTDQKFNLLVGRQLQEAYGQPPQVVLTMPILEGLDGVQKMSKSLNNYIGINEPPDEMFGKIMSISDDLMWRYFELLSFRPLEEIAQFRREIAEGKNPRDIKFLLGEEIVARFHNAEAARKAQENFIARFQQGTMPDEIPEKSLQSADGSMQIASVLKEAGLTKSTSDARRMVEQGAVKIDGERVSDPALALSSGTSQVIQVGKRRFARVTIT